In Aquila chrysaetos chrysaetos chromosome 2, bAquChr1.4, whole genome shotgun sequence, the following are encoded in one genomic region:
- the LOC115338014 gene encoding uncharacterized protein LOC115338014, translated as MQYINLPEMKIHVILMPQCETISPERLLLEFLFLQKSDPGKIKCALRYMLGSGYVIQKVLQRHTFIISMAEWKVQHLFQKSKPCAGFDLTSQVVFGALKWHRLVNTGLFLGLRRGCSWSRARHRRRAEEEASLHRRRWAQHGSPATSITSPPRADWGEGPPPPPCQQPSPLGGQGELASLSAVTGWRLQRVPASGRGHRSGPAAAVNSRSTI; from the exons TGATGCCTCAATGTGAGACCATCTCTCCTGAAAGATTGCTGTTGGAGTTCCTCTTTTTGCAAAAATCAGATCCAGGAAAGATAAAATGTGCTCTACGGTACATGCTGGGGAGTGGGTATGTAATCCAGAAAGTCCTACAGAGGCACACGTTTATCATTTCAATGGCTGAATGGAAAGTTCAACACTTGTTTCAG AAGTCAAAGCCCTGTGCTGGATTTGACCTTACCTCGCAAGTAGTTTTTGGAGCCCTGAAATGGCACCGTTTGGTGAATACAGGGCTTTTCCTTGGGCTCCggaggggctgcagctggtCCAGGGCCAGGCACAGAAGACGGGCAGAGGAGGAGGCGTCCCTCCATCGTCGCCGCTGGGCACAACACGGCAGCCCGGCCACCAGCATCACGTCCCCCCCCCGGGCGGACTGGGGCGAGggtccacctcctcctccctgccagcagccctcTCCGCTGGGTGGGCAAGGGGAGCTCGCTTCGCTTTCTGCCGTAACGGGCTGGAGGCTGCAGCGAGTCCCTGCTTCGGGAAGGGGCCACAGGTCGGgtcctgcagctgctgtaaaTAGTCGCAGCACTATTTAA